The following proteins are co-located in the Chryseobacterium daecheongense genome:
- a CDS encoding NAD(P)-binding domain-containing protein, whose protein sequence is MTTSSKVAVIGLGNIGQAVAGNLSKSNTSFIAADRNLEKAKELSEKWNAEPSDIPGAVKNADILVLAIPFGTISGFMKDYSADLEGKIIVDPSNPIAPAESGGFKKVIGENESAGEINASYLPHGAKLVKALGTLGAETLSNAAYQSPEKAVLFYATDDTSIDPQVEKLIHDTGYDALRVGGIDQSIRIEVFGDLHEFGALGKLVTLSEAKQKV, encoded by the coding sequence ATGACAACATCATCAAAAGTAGCCGTAATCGGCTTGGGAAATATCGGTCAGGCAGTAGCAGGAAATCTTTCAAAGTCCAATACCTCATTTATTGCTGCAGATCGTAATTTAGAAAAAGCAAAGGAACTTTCTGAAAAATGGAATGCTGAACCAAGTGATATTCCAGGTGCTGTAAAAAATGCAGATATTCTAGTCCTTGCTATTCCTTTTGGGACCATCAGTGGATTTATGAAAGACTATTCCGCAGATCTGGAGGGTAAAATCATCGTTGATCCGTCCAATCCGATTGCTCCCGCAGAAAGTGGAGGATTCAAGAAGGTTATCGGAGAAAATGAATCAGCAGGAGAAATCAATGCATCTTATCTTCCTCATGGTGCAAAATTAGTTAAAGCACTGGGAACCTTAGGTGCCGAAACGTTGTCCAACGCAGCATATCAATCTCCTGAAAAAGCAGTCTTATTCTATGCTACAGACGATACCAGTATCGATCCTCAGGTAGAAAAGCTAATTCATGATACCGGCTATGACGCATTAAGAGTAGGAGGGATCGATCAATCGATCAGGATAGAAGTATTTGGCGACCTTCATGAATTCGGTGCTTTGGGAAAACTGGTTACCTTATCTGAGGCAAAGCAGAAAGTATAA
- a CDS encoding DNA-binding protein — MNSQIVTGNLWTAHRIEDYYIVKLQDKADVLDALNDFVSYERIKSGNFSGVGIVKEMTLRFLEPIVKKYLYTHLNNPIEIQNISGAVSDHEGKISVSLNATLEWRNETTLSGQLIDAKVHGCTEFLFYSADDRIITDEFLDLCHTSFWSFN, encoded by the coding sequence ATGAATTCACAAATTGTTACCGGCAATCTATGGACCGCTCACAGAATTGAAGATTACTACATTGTAAAGCTTCAGGACAAAGCAGATGTTCTGGATGCTTTAAATGATTTTGTCTCGTATGAAAGGATCAAATCAGGAAATTTTTCGGGTGTAGGAATCGTCAAAGAGATGACCCTTCGCTTTTTAGAGCCTATTGTAAAGAAGTATTTATATACCCATTTAAATAATCCCATAGAAATTCAGAATATTTCAGGAGCTGTTTCAGATCACGAAGGAAAAATATCCGTTTCCTTGAATGCTACCCTCGAATGGAGAAATGAAACCACATTATCGGGTCAGCTGATTGATGCTAAAGTGCATGGTTGTACGGAATTCCTGTTTTATTCTGCAGATGACCGGATAATCACCGATGAGTTTCTGGACCTCTGCCATACCAGCTTCTGGAGTTTTAATTAA
- a CDS encoding DUF3817 domain-containing protein: MTDLLKTKIGRLRILAILEGISLLTLVCIAVPMKYGMENPSLVKIMGPVHGSLFLLFLFNTLSVGVEQHWKFKETTWKVLIACFIPFGTFYIDKKILSKL; encoded by the coding sequence ATGACAGATTTACTTAAAACCAAAATCGGACGCCTGCGGATCCTTGCTATTCTTGAAGGGATCTCGTTATTAACCCTCGTGTGCATTGCTGTTCCTATGAAGTATGGAATGGAAAATCCTTCTCTAGTAAAAATCATGGGACCGGTTCACGGTTCTCTGTTTCTGCTTTTTCTTTTTAATACCCTGAGTGTAGGGGTTGAACAGCACTGGAAATTTAAAGAGACAACATGGAAAGTCTTAATAGCTTGCTTTATTCCTTTCGGAACCTTTTATATTGATAAAAAAATACTAAGCAAGCTATGA
- a CDS encoding rhodanese-like domain-containing protein, with translation MKNLLIFWGILLGIYVIYRVYRYQTLDNGLPQLIKNGAVILDVRTEKEYETGHINGSVNISLGTIRERYIELDPNKTYITVCSHGLRSVKAESILKERGFLKVYNGGAWSDLEKTLKPD, from the coding sequence ATGAAAAACCTTCTTATTTTCTGGGGAATTTTGCTTGGGATTTATGTCATCTACCGGGTCTACAGATACCAGACTCTGGACAATGGTTTGCCCCAACTTATTAAAAACGGAGCCGTTATCCTGGATGTACGGACGGAGAAAGAATATGAAACCGGCCATATTAATGGTTCCGTCAATATTTCTTTAGGAACAATAAGGGAAAGGTATATCGAATTAGATCCCAATAAAACGTATATCACCGTATGCTCGCATGGGCTCAGAAGTGTAAAAGCTGAAAGTATTTTAAAAGAAAGGGGATTTCTAAAAGTTTATAATGGTGGAGCGTGGAGTGACTTGGAGAAGACCTTGAAACCGGATTAA
- a CDS encoding nitrilase family protein, translated as MTNLKISSAQFENKSGDKEYNLSVIEKLSEEAAHKGSHVIAFHECSITGYTFARKLNREQMLDIAEFIPKGKSIQKLKEIAGKFNITILAGLFEKDEHDNLFKAYVCVDKNGLIAKYRKLHPFINPHLSPGQEYCIFNIHGWKCGILICYDNNIIENVRATRLLGADIIFMPHVTMCTPSSRPGAGFVDAQLWKNREADPTSLRLEFDGMKGRDWLMKWLPARAYDNGIYVIFSNPIGMDDDQLKNGCSMIIDPFGDVLAECRSFEDSFTTALITSEKLFQSGGHRYIKARRPDLYRDIIGREHQPDQKVIWLHPEND; from the coding sequence ATGACCAATCTAAAAATTTCAAGCGCGCAATTCGAAAACAAAAGTGGAGATAAAGAATACAATCTTTCAGTCATAGAAAAGCTAAGCGAGGAAGCTGCTCATAAAGGTTCACACGTTATTGCCTTTCACGAATGTTCAATCACAGGATATACATTTGCCCGAAAACTAAACAGGGAACAAATGCTCGATATTGCCGAATTCATTCCGAAAGGCAAAAGTATACAGAAACTAAAGGAAATCGCAGGGAAATTTAACATTACCATATTAGCCGGTCTTTTTGAAAAAGATGAGCATGATAACCTGTTCAAGGCCTACGTTTGTGTCGATAAGAACGGATTGATAGCGAAATACAGGAAACTGCATCCTTTCATCAATCCCCATCTTAGTCCGGGACAGGAATACTGTATTTTTAATATTCATGGATGGAAATGCGGAATTTTGATCTGCTATGATAATAATATTATTGAAAACGTAAGGGCTACCAGACTTTTAGGAGCAGATATTATTTTTATGCCTCATGTTACCATGTGTACACCCTCCTCAAGACCGGGAGCCGGTTTTGTAGATGCTCAACTTTGGAAAAACCGGGAAGCCGACCCCACTTCATTACGCCTTGAGTTTGATGGAATGAAAGGACGCGACTGGCTTATGAAATGGCTGCCCGCACGAGCTTATGACAATGGTATCTACGTTATTTTCTCCAATCCCATAGGAATGGATGATGACCAGCTGAAAAATGGCTGCTCCATGATCATTGATCCTTTTGGAGATGTTCTGGCAGAATGCCGCTCATTTGAAGATAGCTTTACAACCGCTTTGATTACTTCTGAAAAACTCTTCCAGTCAGGAGGACACCGGTATATTAAAGCGAGACGGCCCGATCTGTACCGGGATATCATTGGACGCGAGCATCAGCCTGATCAGAAAGTAATCTGGTTACATCCTGAAAATGACTAA
- a CDS encoding TetR/AcrR family transcriptional regulator has product MKKSEATRLNILQKAFELIYSNGYQTTSVDEIIATTQVTKGAFYYHFKTKDEMGLAIINELMKTTFQDTFIAPFKNTDDPLDAVYQLMYSLLMDNEFLKVQYGCPASNFTQEMAPWNIEFTKALNSLSGQWEEAMIQAIDKGKENGMVSEKADAKGIAVFVMSGYWGIRNLGKLENNKSVYLVYLKQLKVYLQGFQ; this is encoded by the coding sequence ATGAAAAAATCTGAAGCCACCCGACTAAACATTCTCCAGAAAGCATTTGAACTGATTTATTCCAATGGATATCAGACAACAAGCGTAGACGAGATCATAGCAACCACCCAGGTTACAAAGGGAGCTTTTTATTATCATTTCAAAACAAAAGATGAAATGGGGTTGGCCATCATCAATGAATTGATGAAAACTACCTTTCAGGACACTTTTATTGCTCCCTTTAAAAATACGGATGATCCATTGGATGCTGTATATCAATTAATGTATTCCCTTCTGATGGATAATGAATTTTTAAAAGTACAATACGGTTGCCCTGCTTCGAATTTCACACAAGAAATGGCTCCATGGAATATAGAATTCACAAAAGCACTGAACAGTTTGTCGGGCCAATGGGAGGAAGCAATGATCCAGGCAATTGATAAAGGCAAAGAAAATGGAATGGTTAGTGAAAAAGCAGATGCTAAAGGAATTGCAGTCTTTGTAATGTCGGGCTATTGGGGAATCCGTAATTTAGGAAAATTAGAAAACAATAAATCAGTTTATCTTGTTTATTTAAAGCAACTTAAGGTTTATTTACAAGGCTTTCAATAA
- a CDS encoding MBL fold metallo-hydrolase, protein MKSKNSASIHIPMGEMDVYIVSDGYFGIGNPQPILAPEIEEENVQNALKSLHLPGSEYEMPITTLFIKRGDRHILVDTGEGYHDPVNAGWLQNSLSEAGFSPEDVTDILITHAHRDHIGGILFEDGGRRYPNAKYHIPAPEYNFWNSEAKDFSKSKMTVYPTGKIQTDILGAIKNELTIFEPGDVLFSCIKTELAPGHTPGHIILHIFSGDQSITHLVDVVHSSLLIAHPEWGTQWDVNFEEGVATRKRILESCSSNNTLVTTCHLPWPGIGYIGKTEKGWQWIPKAQSDPYSIRI, encoded by the coding sequence ATGAAATCAAAAAATAGCGCATCGATCCATATTCCAATGGGGGAAATGGATGTTTATATTGTATCGGACGGATATTTTGGAATAGGTAATCCACAACCTATTTTAGCTCCTGAAATTGAAGAAGAGAATGTACAGAATGCTTTAAAATCTTTACACTTACCCGGATCTGAATATGAGATGCCTATTACCACCCTTTTTATCAAGAGAGGAGACCGTCATATCCTTGTGGATACCGGCGAAGGGTATCATGATCCCGTAAATGCTGGCTGGCTTCAAAATAGCTTATCGGAAGCAGGGTTCTCACCGGAAGACGTTACGGACATCCTGATCACGCACGCACACAGGGACCATATCGGGGGAATCCTTTTTGAAGATGGCGGAAGAAGATATCCTAATGCAAAATATCACATACCGGCTCCGGAATATAACTTTTGGAACAGCGAAGCAAAAGATTTCTCCAAAAGCAAAATGACTGTTTATCCAACAGGAAAAATACAGACCGATATCCTTGGAGCGATTAAAAATGAGCTTACTATTTTTGAGCCCGGCGATGTATTATTCTCATGCATCAAAACAGAACTGGCACCCGGCCATACACCCGGGCATATTATATTGCATATATTTTCCGGTGACCAATCTATCACACACCTCGTAGATGTGGTTCATTCTTCTTTGCTCATTGCTCATCCGGAGTGGGGCACCCAATGGGATGTTAATTTTGAAGAAGGAGTTGCTACCAGAAAACGGATTTTAGAAAGTTGTTCTTCCAATAATACTTTAGTGACCACCTGCCATCTTCCGTGGCCAGGGATAGGATATATCGGGAAAACCGAAAAAGGCTGGCAATGGATTCCGAAAGCACAATCAGATCCCTATTCAATAAGGATCTGA
- a CDS encoding AraC family transcriptional regulator — protein sequence MQVSPSSQLSGFIKHYIFLKNTEKDHKDLRLFADGNTGLILSPDMNMSDSSKQSLPSSFFYGQPTVYKDLYTKGEFSLLAVVFQPYFFNLLFGVPAKETKNEIISATDILKNQLLPFQESLYKKDDPQSIINALDLFFLKLISKKNMSELWLIKAQQYLLQNKGTVSLKKLERFTGYSERHIKRTFENHIGISPKRYNTIIRLHHFLSLMKNTTENTTMTSLSYEAGYTDQSHLIKDFKNIIGLTPGQYLTTKNKLAVNFIELH from the coding sequence ATGCAGGTTTCTCCTTCCAGTCAATTATCCGGTTTTATCAAACATTACATCTTTTTAAAAAACACTGAAAAAGATCATAAAGACCTGCGTTTATTTGCTGACGGGAATACAGGGCTTATCCTATCACCCGATATGAATATGTCCGATAGTTCAAAGCAAAGCCTGCCCTCATCTTTTTTTTATGGTCAGCCAACTGTCTACAAAGATCTTTATACAAAAGGGGAGTTTTCTTTATTGGCAGTCGTTTTCCAGCCCTATTTTTTCAATCTTCTTTTTGGTGTGCCTGCTAAAGAAACTAAAAATGAAATCATTTCTGCAACTGATATTTTAAAAAATCAGCTCCTACCATTCCAGGAAAGTCTTTATAAAAAAGATGATCCGCAATCGATAATCAATGCTTTGGATCTCTTCTTCTTAAAATTGATTTCCAAAAAAAATATGTCTGAGCTTTGGCTGATAAAAGCCCAGCAATATCTTTTACAAAATAAAGGAACGGTATCATTAAAAAAGCTCGAACGCTTTACGGGATATTCCGAAAGGCATATCAAAAGGACATTTGAAAACCATATTGGGATATCTCCTAAGAGGTACAATACCATCATACGGCTTCATCACTTTTTGAGTCTTATGAAGAATACCACTGAAAACACCACCATGACAAGTCTTTCTTATGAAGCAGGGTATACTGATCAGTCACATCTGATCAAAGATTTTAAAAACATCATTGGCCTGACTCCCGGACAATATCTTACAACGAAGAATAAATTAGCCGTTAATTTTATAGAGCTTCATTGA
- a CDS encoding Na+/H+ antiporter gives MENYAVILVIMALMIGVSGLAGKFKVPVPMLLLIAGVMIGFVPAMPEVEINPEIIMLLFLPPLLYDAAFNISFQQFKTNLNTIGTLAIGLVFMTTAGIAVLAYYLIPGMTWPLAFVLGAILSATDAVAALGVTKGLGLSHKTMTILEGESLINDASALVAYRFAVAAVTGVAFVTWKASIEFLCVLGGGFLIGWIIFIALRFAIAFFRKDAMVVNSLILLMPFVTYLIAEHFKVSGVIAVVMLGLGMSKLSRIKFPDHVKEQSRNFWDIIIFLLNGLIFLLIGLEFPVILKKMPQIQVWTYAGYAAIIVIVTLLIRMARVYLQQFNLQKAFQGKRKISEEALFDSKTSFILSWSGMRGIVSLAIALGLPTTINGGEPFPMRNEIIFLSVVVVLISLLGQGLTLPWIVKKFKL, from the coding sequence ATGGAGAACTATGCAGTCATTTTAGTAATTATGGCCCTGATGATCGGGGTGTCCGGTTTAGCGGGTAAATTTAAGGTTCCCGTCCCCATGCTGCTTTTAATTGCCGGGGTGATGATCGGGTTTGTTCCTGCTATGCCAGAGGTTGAGATCAATCCGGAGATCATTATGTTGCTTTTCTTACCTCCTTTATTGTATGATGCAGCATTTAATATCTCATTTCAGCAGTTTAAAACCAATCTCAATACAATAGGTACCCTGGCTATAGGACTTGTTTTTATGACTACTGCAGGTATTGCTGTGCTGGCTTATTATCTAATTCCCGGAATGACGTGGCCATTGGCTTTTGTCTTAGGCGCTATTCTATCTGCAACCGATGCTGTGGCAGCTTTAGGCGTAACAAAAGGATTAGGTCTCTCCCATAAAACAATGACTATACTTGAAGGAGAAAGTTTGATCAATGATGCCTCTGCGTTGGTAGCATATCGTTTTGCCGTAGCTGCCGTAACAGGAGTAGCTTTTGTAACCTGGAAAGCGTCCATTGAATTTTTATGTGTACTGGGAGGAGGATTTCTTATTGGCTGGATTATTTTTATAGCATTAAGATTCGCTATTGCCTTCTTCCGTAAAGATGCCATGGTTGTAAACAGCCTGATCCTTTTAATGCCGTTTGTAACTTATCTTATTGCTGAACATTTCAAAGTTTCCGGGGTAATTGCTGTTGTTATGTTAGGTTTGGGAATGTCTAAACTGAGCAGGATTAAATTTCCTGATCATGTAAAGGAACAATCCCGTAATTTTTGGGATATCATTATTTTTCTACTCAATGGATTGATCTTTTTATTGATTGGACTGGAATTCCCTGTTATTTTGAAGAAAATGCCTCAAATCCAGGTATGGACCTATGCGGGTTATGCTGCTATTATTGTGATTGTAACCTTACTGATCAGAATGGCCAGGGTATATCTGCAGCAATTTAACCTTCAAAAGGCATTTCAGGGTAAAAGAAAAATCAGCGAAGAAGCTTTGTTCGACTCCAAAACGAGCTTTATTCTTAGCTGGTCGGGAATGCGCGGAATTGTTTCTTTAGCCATTGCATTAGGTCTTCCAACAACGATTAATGGAGGAGAACCGTTTCCGATGCGTAATGAAATTATCTTTTTATCTGTCGTTGTGGTTTTGATCTCCTTATTAGGACAAGGTTTAACGTTACCATGGATCGTTAAAAAGTTTAAATTATAA
- a CDS encoding MFS transporter encodes MNHQNEIAVSDKTVTQKIKKGLPAALWALTISAFGIGTTEFVIVGLLPTVAGDLGISIPSAGLLVSLYAIGVAIGAPVLTALTGKVPRKTLLISIMILFVIGNGLASIAPGFITLILARILTGFAHGVYFSIGSTIAASLVPEEKRATAISIMFAGLTLAIVTGVPLGTFIGQHFGWRATFIGVAILGIIGLLASMILVPAHLQNGKTASLQQQLKVLTNKRLIFAFLMTAMGYGGTFVVFTYLSPILQEITGLKESVVTLILLIYGIAIALGNLIGGRLANKNPLKALLWMFIAQGLVLFLFYFTVHSPVLSIITLFFLGALSFASVPGLQLLVVQIAEKELPGTQDVASGINIAAFNIGIAIGSYSGGLIVTSSLGIGSTPWIGALFLVITVMITLYSIRLGKKLLK; translated from the coding sequence ATGAATCATCAGAATGAAATAGCTGTTTCCGACAAAACAGTCACCCAAAAGATAAAAAAAGGCCTTCCTGCTGCACTATGGGCATTAACGATCAGTGCATTTGGAATCGGAACTACAGAATTCGTTATCGTAGGTCTTTTACCAACAGTAGCAGGAGATTTAGGTATTTCCATTCCTTCAGCAGGCTTATTGGTAAGCTTGTATGCTATAGGAGTAGCCATAGGAGCTCCCGTTTTGACAGCTTTAACAGGTAAGGTACCCCGCAAAACGCTTTTGATCTCCATTATGATCCTATTCGTTATCGGAAATGGATTAGCTTCAATAGCCCCTGGATTTATTACATTAATTTTAGCCAGAATTTTAACAGGATTTGCTCACGGAGTCTACTTTTCTATCGGATCTACGATCGCAGCATCTTTAGTTCCTGAGGAAAAAAGAGCTACGGCAATATCGATTATGTTTGCAGGCCTCACTTTAGCCATTGTTACCGGTGTTCCACTCGGAACGTTTATCGGACAGCATTTTGGCTGGCGGGCAACTTTTATCGGAGTCGCTATTTTAGGAATTATCGGGTTATTGGCCAGTATGATTCTTGTGCCTGCCCATTTACAAAATGGAAAAACAGCTTCTTTACAACAACAGTTAAAAGTACTTACCAATAAACGTTTAATTTTTGCCTTTTTAATGACAGCTATGGGATATGGCGGAACCTTTGTCGTTTTCACTTATCTATCACCAATTTTGCAGGAAATTACAGGGCTGAAAGAATCTGTTGTAACGTTGATCTTACTGATTTATGGAATTGCTATTGCTCTGGGAAATCTTATCGGAGGAAGGTTAGCTAACAAAAATCCCCTGAAAGCATTATTATGGATGTTTATAGCACAAGGTCTGGTTTTATTTCTTTTTTACTTTACGGTTCACAGTCCGGTTTTAAGTATTATAACCTTATTCTTCCTCGGAGCATTATCTTTTGCCAGTGTTCCCGGATTACAGCTTTTAGTCGTTCAGATTGCAGAAAAGGAACTTCCGGGAACACAGGATGTGGCGTCAGGCATTAATATTGCCGCCTTTAATATCGGAATTGCGATAGGATCCTATTCAGGTGGTCTTATTGTAACATCATCTTTAGGAATAGGAAGTACACCATGGATCGGAGCTTTATTCCTTGTGATTACAGTAATGATTACATTATACAGCATTCGCCTTGGAAAAAAACTGTTGAAATAA
- a CDS encoding Crp/Fnr family transcriptional regulator, whose product MINENLLLSYGAEVKNYKSGDTIFREGELALHYYQIIKGKIKLNNYTEDGKEFIQNIFSDGNSFGESILFVDKPYPMNAESLTPSTVLKLSKSDFLILMKENPEVSNNIYQCMAERMYYKYVMLYNLSVQNPASKLKLLMDYLKSYDENKTPYSFQIPLTRQQLASLTGLRVETVIRVIKNMEKENELKIVNRKIFY is encoded by the coding sequence ATGATAAATGAAAATCTATTGCTTTCCTATGGAGCAGAAGTTAAAAATTATAAATCAGGCGACACGATATTCCGGGAAGGAGAACTTGCACTACATTACTACCAAATTATTAAAGGAAAAATAAAACTCAATAATTATACGGAAGACGGAAAAGAATTCATTCAGAATATTTTTTCGGATGGGAATAGCTTTGGAGAATCCATTTTGTTTGTCGATAAGCCCTATCCCATGAACGCGGAATCCCTCACCCCCTCCACAGTCCTCAAACTCTCTAAATCGGATTTTTTAATTTTAATGAAAGAAAATCCTGAAGTTTCCAACAATATTTACCAGTGTATGGCAGAACGGATGTATTACAAATATGTTATGTTGTATAATCTTTCCGTTCAAAATCCCGCTTCCAAATTAAAACTCTTAATGGATTATCTTAAAAGCTATGACGAAAATAAGACACCGTATTCTTTTCAAATCCCTTTAACCAGGCAACAATTGGCTTCTTTAACAGGGCTTCGTGTAGAAACTGTAATTCGTGTTATAAAAAATATGGAAAAAGAAAATGAATTAAAAATTGTGAACCGAAAAATTTTCTATTAA
- a CDS encoding Crp/Fnr family transcriptional regulator, with translation MKENPGQDSVEPLIDYFNQRIPLNAEERLLVTELFKPRLYRKKQYVLQAGDHCTHFNFVVRGCLRMYKVDEKGHTHIIQFAAENWWINDIGSFHKKQPSELNIDALEDTMLLQITREDLVTLYTNAPKFDRIFRVLLENSFITLQNRLLQSISSTAEERYLFFMHTYSHLSNRLSQTQIASFLGITPEFLSRLRNRLVKSKS, from the coding sequence ATGAAAGAAAATCCCGGACAAGATTCAGTAGAGCCATTAATTGATTATTTTAACCAACGCATTCCTTTAAATGCTGAGGAACGCCTACTTGTAACTGAACTTTTCAAGCCCAGATTATACAGGAAAAAGCAATATGTTCTTCAGGCAGGAGATCATTGTACTCACTTTAATTTTGTGGTCCGGGGATGTCTCAGGATGTATAAGGTAGATGAAAAAGGCCATACTCATATTATCCAATTTGCTGCAGAAAACTGGTGGATCAATGATATTGGAAGTTTTCATAAGAAACAGCCTTCAGAACTTAATATTGATGCCTTGGAGGATACCATGCTTTTGCAGATCACCCGGGAGGATTTAGTTACTTTGTATACAAATGCTCCTAAATTTGACAGAATCTTCAGGGTTTTGCTGGAAAACAGTTTTATTACATTACAAAACAGATTGTTGCAAAGCATAAGTTCTACGGCAGAAGAACGATATCTTTTCTTTATGCACACGTATTCCCATTTATCTAATCGACTGTCACAAACACAGATTGCATCTTTTTTAGGGATTACACCTGAATTTCTCAGCAGACTCAGAAACAGACTGGTAAAATCAAAATCTTAA
- a CDS encoding nucleosidase, whose translation MIAINSEHTYPLEGTLFVFALESEAADLFNDTHKLITGIGKVNAASALTREIHSRKPKLIVNLGSAGSKTFGKGEIVCCTKFIQRDMDVRGLGFKKYETPLSGIPPVLEYGLKMDGVQQGICGSGDSFEMDHIETDYNVVDMEAYPLALIAMKEEIPFLSLKYISDDAGSDAADDWSVQVHLAAEAFRKLLF comes from the coding sequence ATGATAGCAATTAATTCTGAGCATACATATCCGTTAGAAGGCACCCTTTTTGTTTTCGCACTGGAATCTGAAGCCGCAGATCTTTTTAATGATACCCATAAACTGATCACCGGAATAGGAAAGGTGAATGCTGCCTCAGCACTCACCAGGGAAATCCATTCCAGAAAGCCGAAGCTAATTGTTAATCTGGGTTCAGCAGGGAGCAAAACATTCGGTAAAGGAGAAATTGTTTGTTGCACAAAATTTATCCAGCGCGATATGGACGTAAGAGGTCTTGGGTTTAAAAAATATGAGACTCCGTTATCGGGAATTCCACCTGTCCTCGAATACGGATTGAAAATGGATGGAGTACAACAGGGGATATGCGGAAGTGGTGACAGCTTTGAAATGGATCATATAGAAACAGATTATAATGTAGTGGATATGGAAGCTTATCCTCTGGCATTGATTGCGATGAAGGAGGAAATTCCTTTTCTAAGTTTGAAATATATTTCGGATGATGCTGGCAGTGATGCTGCTGACGACTGGTCGGTACAGGTACATCTTGCTGCCGAGGCATTCAGGAAGTTGTTGTTTTAA
- a CDS encoding MBL fold metallo-hydrolase has translation MKIIPLKEGNFVASPTKDFSLLTTGKIDLTQGIKMAVQPFLIITKNDYILLDTGLGWKNQTGKMVILDILEKENISRHQITKVLLSHLHKDHIEGAIRHLETGFEATFPNADLYIQKRELEYARENTGNPSFDFDTLDKLVQLPNIVWMDDDKGSITNEISYQVVGGHTPFMQVFWINEDGQTAFYGADDLPQEAYLHYHLAYKSDFDGRKAMELRQDWQKQAEEKHWNILLYHDLDKTSIQF, from the coding sequence ATGAAAATCATTCCACTAAAAGAAGGTAATTTTGTAGCCAGCCCAACCAAAGACTTCAGTCTTTTAACCACGGGGAAAATTGATCTTACCCAAGGAATAAAAATGGCTGTACAACCTTTTCTGATCATTACTAAAAACGATTATATTCTGCTTGATACCGGATTGGGCTGGAAAAATCAAACAGGAAAAATGGTTATTTTAGACATTCTGGAGAAAGAAAATATCAGCCGTCATCAGATTACCAAAGTCCTGCTCTCCCATTTACATAAAGATCATATCGAAGGAGCGATCAGACACCTTGAAACCGGCTTTGAGGCTACTTTCCCCAATGCTGACCTATATATCCAGAAGCGTGAATTGGAATATGCACGTGAAAATACCGGAAATCCATCGTTTGATTTCGATACCTTAGATAAGCTTGTTCAATTACCCAATATCGTCTGGATGGATGATGATAAAGGCAGCATTACCAATGAAATTTCTTACCAAGTGGTTGGAGGACATACTCCTTTTATGCAGGTTTTCTGGATCAATGAGGATGGGCAAACGGCCTTTTATGGTGCTGACGATTTGCCACAGGAAGCCTATCTGCACTATCATCTCGCTTATAAAAGCGATTTTGATGGCAGAAAAGCTATGGAATTACGACAAGACTGGCAAAAGCAAGCCGAAGAAAAACATTGGAATATATTACTGTATCACGATCTTGATAAAACTTCTATACAGTTCTAA